Proteins encoded together in one Branchiostoma floridae strain S238N-H82 chromosome 18, Bfl_VNyyK, whole genome shotgun sequence window:
- the LOC118405561 gene encoding trafficking kinesin-binding protein 1-like isoform X9 has product MQDLEIEEWPFEVETVGKKRVYTLEDIVEWPFEDLCNSPDLPEVEIISLIQEEIPRYKLRADTVFGYENKDWLESPALPPDTPVDLSPEQAEETLKYFALCSDRVAQMTKTYNDIEAVTRLLEEKERDLELAAKIGQSLLERNRLLSQKNDYLEEQLQIVSERNNQLQHELQLKEDLLQIYTQEESLSETDSSCTSPATGLVNIDALHKKIQTLEEENLHIRSEAAKLKTETVDYEEQEAKLVSDCVKELSTFQDELKEANTQIKQLTEELVRKNEDNARFQEESTSYLAQTIDLNKKLKKSALENEELQQHLRVAKETQQELTEELRDLEEKYQEVMGMLHEAQAEAKTMRKKTQPSSSTKRPYGSTLPGMFPLDSLASEIEHTMRQQIGDGFEGPSPKDQRTNTKRVMDTVRYIRRKPPPGKPIPGSNTTTTMTSMSNSPLCTNTIGSGSSYTSSPPSENYGADDDENSNVTGTDTTSSKSSNLGRPGIPGSNDLETALRRLSLRREAENIFRDRQRERRISECRESDISETSTPDESDSIMSTGSHLSFLSRGSSFSRPYIPEKLQIVKPMEGSMTLHQWQRLATPNLAGVLESQDGVHIKGYRHIEQDFTEEYHLSDVEEDDGCACLELDTRPNLSKSDAAAMIESNDHDDSTSVLSLTRSLSFTSFLAENLCVVIQPTSGSLSTNTTYTYTQCGILHPSDDNTSVSSRRCRKCSCCERWVRAPCIPGYLKTSGWDLLILGLCQACAISSSSGRPVPSVSMLRSQPPAVGTLRRTSISNSCSNLREATSTFSTNTGLAKLLKERGIQAMKPVKRKPERLNVDLKVSTQTTPSASASSLPRQKLHIDLDLNLPSNASINLKVGAPKPPPTPPNSPTKSAPILGTGGINSATFASKLARAMMMTSPNGNSSTDNSKYDIVNKVKEMDIGSMISTCAITTTTTTTSSLPSGPLPSTVMLGTGYRVSSIASPGPMSALSGNFKIPPSPKAQHHGSVRKNASF; this is encoded by the exons CCCTATGCTCGGATCGTGTGGCCCAGATGACGAAGACGTACAATGACATAGAGGCTGTCACACGACTTCTTGAAGAA AAAGAGCGGGACCTTGAGCTTGCTGCTAAGATTGGCCAATCACTGCTGGAGAGGAATCGACTCCTGAGCCAGAAAAATGATTACCTTGAGGAACAACTGCAGATTGTGTCAGAACGG AACAACCAGCTCCAACATGAGCTCCAGCTGAAGGAAGATCTGCTGCAGATCTACACCCAGGAGGAGTCTCTCAGCGAGACAGACTCCAGCTGCACCTCACCTGCCAC TGGCTTAGTCAACATTGACGCGCTCCACAAGAAGATTCAGACTCTTGAGGAGGAAAACCTACATATTCGGTCGGAG GCTGCAAAGTTGAAGACAGAGACTGTGGACTATGAAGAACAAGAGGCCAAACTGGTTTCCGACTGTGTCAAGGAGCTAAGTACGTTTCAGGACGAACTAA AGGAAGCCAACACTCAAATCAAACAGCTGACTGAAGAGTTGGTGAGGAAGAATGAAGACAATGCGAGGTTTCAGGAGGAATCCACCAGCTACCTGGCACAGACCATCGACCTTAACAAGAAGCTCAAGAAG TCTGCTCTTGAGAATGAAGAACTCCAACAACATCTTCGAGTTGCCAAAGAAACACAGCAAGAACTTACAGAAGAG CTCCGTGACCTTGAGGAGAAGTACCAGGAGGTCATGGGGATGTTGCATGAGGCACAG GCGGAGGCAAAGACGATGCGGAAAAAGACCCAACCCAGCTCCTCTACCAAGAGGCCATACGGCAGCACTCTCCCCGGCATGTTTcctctg GACTCCCTGGCTTCAGAGATAGAACACACTATGAGACAACAAATAGGAGATGGCTTTGAAGGTCCCTCACCAAAAGACCAAAG AACCAACACCAAGAGAGTGATGGACACAGTCCGCTACATCAGGAGAAAGCCGCCCCCTGGGAAACCTATCCCAGGATCcaacaccaccaccaccatgaCCAGTATGAGCAACAGTCCGCTCTGCACCAACACCATCGGCTCAGGCAGTTCTTACACCAGCAGCCCGCCTAGTGAGAACTACGGTGCTGATGACGACGAAAACAGTAACGTTACTGGAAC GGATACCACTTCTAGTAAATCAAGCAACCTGGGGCGACCAGGCATCCCTGGATCCAACGACCTTGAAACGGCCTTGAGGAGACTCAGCTTGCGGCGAGAGGCGGAGAACATCTTCCGAGATCGACAGCGGGAGAGGCGGATATCAGAATGTAGAGAGTCGGACATTTCAGAAACGTCCACGCCTGATGAGAGCGATAGCATCATGTCGACGGGCAGCCATTTGTCGTTTCTTTCGCGTGGGTCGTCGTTCTCGCGCCCGTACATTCCAGAGAAACTGCAGATAGTGAAACCTATGGAGG GTTCCATGACCCTGCACCAGTGGCAGAGACTGGCGACCCCTAACCTTGCGGGGGTCCTGGAGTCGCAGGACGGCGTGCACATTAAGGGGTACCGCCACATCGAACAGGACTTCACCGAGGAGTACCATCTCAGCGATGTAGAGGAGGACGATGGAT GTGCTTGTCTGGAGCTCGACACTAGACCAAATTTGTCCAAAAGTGACGCAGCAGCCATGATAGAAAGTAACGATCACGATGACAGCACGAGTGTCCTTAGTTTGACACGATCTCTCAGTTTTACGTCCTTCCTTGCCGAGAATTTGTGTG TTGTGATCCAGCCGACGTCGGGCTCCCTGTCTACGAACACGACCTACACCTACACGCAGTGCGGCATCCTGCACCCGTCAGACGACAATACAAGTGTCAGCTCAAG GAGGTGTAGAAAGTGTTCTTGTTGTGAGAGATG GGTTAGAGCTCCATGTATACCAGG GTATTTAAAGACCTCAGGTTGGGATCTGTTAATACTTGGCCTGTGCCAAGCCTGTGCCATAAG CTCTAGCTCAGGAAGACCAGTGCCATCCGTCAGCATGTTGCGTAGCCAGCCCCCCGCGGTCGGCACCCTCCGTCGTACCTCCATCTCCAACTCCTGCTCCAACCTGCGGGAGGCCACCAGCACCTTCAGCACTAACACTGGACTTGCCAAGCTTCTCAAGGAACGCGGGATCCAGGCCATGAAACCTGTCAAACGAAAACCCGAGAGACTAAACGTGGACTTGAAAGTTTCGACGCAGACCACGCCGTCTGCTTCTGCATCGTCGTTGCCCAGGCAAAAGCTGCATATTGATTTGGATCTGAATTTGCCCTCCAATGCCAGCATTAACCTGAAAGTTGGAGCACCCAAACCGCCCCCGACTCCTCCCAACTCGCCCACAAAATCGGCCCCGATCCTGGGAACCGGCGGAATCAACTCTGCGACATTCGCAAGCAAGCTAGCACGAGCCAtgatgatgacgtcacccaACGGAAACAGCAGCACGGACAACTCCAAATACGACATCGTCAATAAGGTAAAAGAAATGGACATTGGCAGTATGATATCGACATGCGCCATCACGACAACCACCACCACCACGTCGTCACTTCCGAGCGGGCCGTTACCGAGTACAGTGATGTTAGGAACGGGGTACAGAGTGAGCTCTATCGCATCTCCTGGCCCAATGTCAGCGCTAAGCGGGAATTTCAAGATCCCACCGTCCCCAAAAGCACAACATCACGGATCAGTGAGAAAGAATGCCTCATTCTGA
- the LOC118405561 gene encoding trafficking kinesin-binding protein 1-like isoform X12: MQDLEIEEWPFEVETVGKKRVYTLEDIVEWPFEDLCNSPDLPEVEIISLIQEEIPRYKLRADTVFGYENKDWLESPALPPDTPVDLSPEQAEETLKYFALCSDRVAQMTKTYNDIEAVTRLLEEKERDLELAAKIGQSLLERNRLLSQKNDYLEEQLQIVSERNNQLQHELQLKEDLLQIYTQEESLSETDSSCTSPATGLIHIDVLQRKIKTLEEENFQIICEDLFSVQKAVKESTLDALWAMKTAAKLKTETVDYEEQEAKLVSDCVKELSTFQDELKEANTQIKQLTEELVRKNEDNARFQEESTSYLAQTIDLNKKLKKSALENEELQQHLRVAKETQQELTEELRDLEEKYQEVMGMLHEAQAEAKTMRKKTQPSSSTKRPYGSTLPGMFPLDSLASEIEHTMRQQIGDGFEGPSPKDQRTNTKRVMDTVRYIRRKPPPGKPIPGSNTTTTMTSMSNSPLCTNTIGSGSSYTSSPPSENYGADDDENSNVTGTDTTSSKSSNLGRPGIPGSNDLETALRRLSLRREAENIFRDRQRERRISECRESDISETSTPDESDSIMSTGSHLSFLSRGSSFSRPYIPEKLQIVKPMEGSMTLHQWQRLATPNLAGVLESQDGVHIKGYRHIEQDFTEEYHLSDVEEDDGCACLELDTRPNLSKSDAAAMIESNDHDDSTSVLSLTRSLSFTSFLAENLCVVIQPTSGSLSTNTTYTYTQCGILHPSDDNTSVSSSSSSGRPVPSVSMLRSQPPAVGTLRRTSISNSCSNLREATSTFSTNTGLAKLLKERGIQAMKPVKRKPERLNVDLKVSTQTTPSASASSLPRQKLHIDLDLNLPSNASINLKVGAPKPPPTPPNSPTKSAPILGTGGINSATFASKLARAMMMTSPNGNSSTDNSKYDIVNKVKEMDIGSMISTCAITTTTTTTSSLPSGPLPSTVMLGTGYRVSSIASPGPMSALSGNFKIPPSPKAQHHGSVRKNASF, translated from the exons CCCTATGCTCGGATCGTGTGGCCCAGATGACGAAGACGTACAATGACATAGAGGCTGTCACACGACTTCTTGAAGAA AAAGAGCGGGACCTTGAGCTTGCTGCTAAGATTGGCCAATCACTGCTGGAGAGGAATCGACTCCTGAGCCAGAAAAATGATTACCTTGAGGAACAACTGCAGATTGTGTCAGAACGG AACAACCAGCTCCAACATGAGCTCCAGCTGAAGGAAGATCTGCTGCAGATCTACACCCAGGAGGAGTCTCTCAGCGAGACAGACTCCAGCTGCACCTCACCTGCCAC TGGACTCATCCATATTGATGTCCTTCAGAGGAAGATCAAGACTTTAGAGGAAGAGAATTTTCAGATAATTTGTGAG GATCTATTCTCAGTGCAGAAGGCTGTGAAAGAGTCTACCCTAGACGCCCTATGGGCCATGAAAACA GCTGCAAAGTTGAAGACAGAGACTGTGGACTATGAAGAACAAGAGGCCAAACTGGTTTCCGACTGTGTCAAGGAGCTAAGTACGTTTCAGGACGAACTAA AGGAAGCCAACACTCAAATCAAACAGCTGACTGAAGAGTTGGTGAGGAAGAATGAAGACAATGCGAGGTTTCAGGAGGAATCCACCAGCTACCTGGCACAGACCATCGACCTTAACAAGAAGCTCAAGAAG TCTGCTCTTGAGAATGAAGAACTCCAACAACATCTTCGAGTTGCCAAAGAAACACAGCAAGAACTTACAGAAGAG CTCCGTGACCTTGAGGAGAAGTACCAGGAGGTCATGGGGATGTTGCATGAGGCACAG GCGGAGGCAAAGACGATGCGGAAAAAGACCCAACCCAGCTCCTCTACCAAGAGGCCATACGGCAGCACTCTCCCCGGCATGTTTcctctg GACTCCCTGGCTTCAGAGATAGAACACACTATGAGACAACAAATAGGAGATGGCTTTGAAGGTCCCTCACCAAAAGACCAAAG AACCAACACCAAGAGAGTGATGGACACAGTCCGCTACATCAGGAGAAAGCCGCCCCCTGGGAAACCTATCCCAGGATCcaacaccaccaccaccatgaCCAGTATGAGCAACAGTCCGCTCTGCACCAACACCATCGGCTCAGGCAGTTCTTACACCAGCAGCCCGCCTAGTGAGAACTACGGTGCTGATGACGACGAAAACAGTAACGTTACTGGAAC GGATACCACTTCTAGTAAATCAAGCAACCTGGGGCGACCAGGCATCCCTGGATCCAACGACCTTGAAACGGCCTTGAGGAGACTCAGCTTGCGGCGAGAGGCGGAGAACATCTTCCGAGATCGACAGCGGGAGAGGCGGATATCAGAATGTAGAGAGTCGGACATTTCAGAAACGTCCACGCCTGATGAGAGCGATAGCATCATGTCGACGGGCAGCCATTTGTCGTTTCTTTCGCGTGGGTCGTCGTTCTCGCGCCCGTACATTCCAGAGAAACTGCAGATAGTGAAACCTATGGAGG GTTCCATGACCCTGCACCAGTGGCAGAGACTGGCGACCCCTAACCTTGCGGGGGTCCTGGAGTCGCAGGACGGCGTGCACATTAAGGGGTACCGCCACATCGAACAGGACTTCACCGAGGAGTACCATCTCAGCGATGTAGAGGAGGACGATGGAT GTGCTTGTCTGGAGCTCGACACTAGACCAAATTTGTCCAAAAGTGACGCAGCAGCCATGATAGAAAGTAACGATCACGATGACAGCACGAGTGTCCTTAGTTTGACACGATCTCTCAGTTTTACGTCCTTCCTTGCCGAGAATTTGTGTG TTGTGATCCAGCCGACGTCGGGCTCCCTGTCTACGAACACGACCTACACCTACACGCAGTGCGGCATCCTGCACCCGTCAGACGACAATACAAGTGTCAGCTCAAG CTCTAGCTCAGGAAGACCAGTGCCATCCGTCAGCATGTTGCGTAGCCAGCCCCCCGCGGTCGGCACCCTCCGTCGTACCTCCATCTCCAACTCCTGCTCCAACCTGCGGGAGGCCACCAGCACCTTCAGCACTAACACTGGACTTGCCAAGCTTCTCAAGGAACGCGGGATCCAGGCCATGAAACCTGTCAAACGAAAACCCGAGAGACTAAACGTGGACTTGAAAGTTTCGACGCAGACCACGCCGTCTGCTTCTGCATCGTCGTTGCCCAGGCAAAAGCTGCATATTGATTTGGATCTGAATTTGCCCTCCAATGCCAGCATTAACCTGAAAGTTGGAGCACCCAAACCGCCCCCGACTCCTCCCAACTCGCCCACAAAATCGGCCCCGATCCTGGGAACCGGCGGAATCAACTCTGCGACATTCGCAAGCAAGCTAGCACGAGCCAtgatgatgacgtcacccaACGGAAACAGCAGCACGGACAACTCCAAATACGACATCGTCAATAAGGTAAAAGAAATGGACATTGGCAGTATGATATCGACATGCGCCATCACGACAACCACCACCACCACGTCGTCACTTCCGAGCGGGCCGTTACCGAGTACAGTGATGTTAGGAACGGGGTACAGAGTGAGCTCTATCGCATCTCCTGGCCCAATGTCAGCGCTAAGCGGGAATTTCAAGATCCCACCGTCCCCAAAAGCACAACATCACGGATCAGTGAGAAAGAATGCCTCATTCTGA
- the LOC118405561 gene encoding trafficking kinesin-binding protein 1-like isoform X14, whose product MQDLEIEEWPFEVETVGKKRVYTLEDIVEWPFEDLCNSPDLPEVEIISLIQEEIPRYKLRADTVFGYENKDWLESPALPPDTPVDLSPEQAEETLKYFALCSDRVAQMTKTYNDIEAVTRLLEEKERDLELAAKIGQSLLERNRLLSQKNDYLEEQLQIVSERNNQLQHELQLKEDLLQIYTQEESLSETDSSCTSPATGLIHIDVLQRKIKTLEEENFQIICEDLFSVQKAVKESTLDALWAMKTAAKLKTETVDYEEQEAKLVSDCVKELSTFQDELKEANTQIKQLTEELVRKNEDNARFQEESTSYLAQTIDLNKKLKKSALENEELQQHLRVAKETQQELTEELRDLEEKYQEVMGMLHEAQAEAKTMRKKTQPSSSTKRPYGSTLPGMFPLDSLASEIEHTMRQQIGDGFEGPSPKDQRTNTKRVMDTVRYIRRKPPPGKPIPGSNTTTTMTSMSNSPLCTNTIGSGSSYTSSPPSENYGADDDENSNVTGTDTTSSKSSNLGRPGIPGSNDLETALRRLSLRREAENIFRDRQRERRISECRESDISETSTPDESDSIMSTGSHLSFLSRGSSFSRPYIPEKLQIVKPMEGSMTLHQWQRLATPNLAGVLESQDGVHIKGYRHIEQDFTEEYHLSDVEEDDGFVIQPTSGSLSTNTTYTYTQCGILHPSDDNTSVSSRRCRKCSCCERWVRAPCIPGYLKTSGWDLLILGLCQACAISSSSGRPVPSVSMLRSQPPAVGTLRRTSISNSCSNLREATSTFSTNTGLAKLLKERGIQAMKPVKRKPERLNVDLKVSTQTTPSASASSLPRQKLHIDLDLNLPSNASINLKVGAPKPPPTPPNSPTKSAPILGTGGINSATFASKLARAMMMTSPNGNSSTDNSKYDIVNKVKEMDIGSMISTCAITTTTTTTSSLPSGPLPSTVMLGTGYRVSSIASPGPMSALSGNFKIPPSPKAQHHGSVRKNASF is encoded by the exons CCCTATGCTCGGATCGTGTGGCCCAGATGACGAAGACGTACAATGACATAGAGGCTGTCACACGACTTCTTGAAGAA AAAGAGCGGGACCTTGAGCTTGCTGCTAAGATTGGCCAATCACTGCTGGAGAGGAATCGACTCCTGAGCCAGAAAAATGATTACCTTGAGGAACAACTGCAGATTGTGTCAGAACGG AACAACCAGCTCCAACATGAGCTCCAGCTGAAGGAAGATCTGCTGCAGATCTACACCCAGGAGGAGTCTCTCAGCGAGACAGACTCCAGCTGCACCTCACCTGCCAC TGGACTCATCCATATTGATGTCCTTCAGAGGAAGATCAAGACTTTAGAGGAAGAGAATTTTCAGATAATTTGTGAG GATCTATTCTCAGTGCAGAAGGCTGTGAAAGAGTCTACCCTAGACGCCCTATGGGCCATGAAAACA GCTGCAAAGTTGAAGACAGAGACTGTGGACTATGAAGAACAAGAGGCCAAACTGGTTTCCGACTGTGTCAAGGAGCTAAGTACGTTTCAGGACGAACTAA AGGAAGCCAACACTCAAATCAAACAGCTGACTGAAGAGTTGGTGAGGAAGAATGAAGACAATGCGAGGTTTCAGGAGGAATCCACCAGCTACCTGGCACAGACCATCGACCTTAACAAGAAGCTCAAGAAG TCTGCTCTTGAGAATGAAGAACTCCAACAACATCTTCGAGTTGCCAAAGAAACACAGCAAGAACTTACAGAAGAG CTCCGTGACCTTGAGGAGAAGTACCAGGAGGTCATGGGGATGTTGCATGAGGCACAG GCGGAGGCAAAGACGATGCGGAAAAAGACCCAACCCAGCTCCTCTACCAAGAGGCCATACGGCAGCACTCTCCCCGGCATGTTTcctctg GACTCCCTGGCTTCAGAGATAGAACACACTATGAGACAACAAATAGGAGATGGCTTTGAAGGTCCCTCACCAAAAGACCAAAG AACCAACACCAAGAGAGTGATGGACACAGTCCGCTACATCAGGAGAAAGCCGCCCCCTGGGAAACCTATCCCAGGATCcaacaccaccaccaccatgaCCAGTATGAGCAACAGTCCGCTCTGCACCAACACCATCGGCTCAGGCAGTTCTTACACCAGCAGCCCGCCTAGTGAGAACTACGGTGCTGATGACGACGAAAACAGTAACGTTACTGGAAC GGATACCACTTCTAGTAAATCAAGCAACCTGGGGCGACCAGGCATCCCTGGATCCAACGACCTTGAAACGGCCTTGAGGAGACTCAGCTTGCGGCGAGAGGCGGAGAACATCTTCCGAGATCGACAGCGGGAGAGGCGGATATCAGAATGTAGAGAGTCGGACATTTCAGAAACGTCCACGCCTGATGAGAGCGATAGCATCATGTCGACGGGCAGCCATTTGTCGTTTCTTTCGCGTGGGTCGTCGTTCTCGCGCCCGTACATTCCAGAGAAACTGCAGATAGTGAAACCTATGGAGG GTTCCATGACCCTGCACCAGTGGCAGAGACTGGCGACCCCTAACCTTGCGGGGGTCCTGGAGTCGCAGGACGGCGTGCACATTAAGGGGTACCGCCACATCGAACAGGACTTCACCGAGGAGTACCATCTCAGCGATGTAGAGGAGGACGATGGAT TTGTGATCCAGCCGACGTCGGGCTCCCTGTCTACGAACACGACCTACACCTACACGCAGTGCGGCATCCTGCACCCGTCAGACGACAATACAAGTGTCAGCTCAAG GAGGTGTAGAAAGTGTTCTTGTTGTGAGAGATG GGTTAGAGCTCCATGTATACCAGG GTATTTAAAGACCTCAGGTTGGGATCTGTTAATACTTGGCCTGTGCCAAGCCTGTGCCATAAG CTCTAGCTCAGGAAGACCAGTGCCATCCGTCAGCATGTTGCGTAGCCAGCCCCCCGCGGTCGGCACCCTCCGTCGTACCTCCATCTCCAACTCCTGCTCCAACCTGCGGGAGGCCACCAGCACCTTCAGCACTAACACTGGACTTGCCAAGCTTCTCAAGGAACGCGGGATCCAGGCCATGAAACCTGTCAAACGAAAACCCGAGAGACTAAACGTGGACTTGAAAGTTTCGACGCAGACCACGCCGTCTGCTTCTGCATCGTCGTTGCCCAGGCAAAAGCTGCATATTGATTTGGATCTGAATTTGCCCTCCAATGCCAGCATTAACCTGAAAGTTGGAGCACCCAAACCGCCCCCGACTCCTCCCAACTCGCCCACAAAATCGGCCCCGATCCTGGGAACCGGCGGAATCAACTCTGCGACATTCGCAAGCAAGCTAGCACGAGCCAtgatgatgacgtcacccaACGGAAACAGCAGCACGGACAACTCCAAATACGACATCGTCAATAAGGTAAAAGAAATGGACATTGGCAGTATGATATCGACATGCGCCATCACGACAACCACCACCACCACGTCGTCACTTCCGAGCGGGCCGTTACCGAGTACAGTGATGTTAGGAACGGGGTACAGAGTGAGCTCTATCGCATCTCCTGGCCCAATGTCAGCGCTAAGCGGGAATTTCAAGATCCCACCGTCCCCAAAAGCACAACATCACGGATCAGTGAGAAAGAATGCCTCATTCTGA
- the LOC118405561 gene encoding trafficking kinesin-binding protein 1-like isoform X17: MGEGTSADSMAQKHTVVQVTALCSDRVAQMTKTYNDIEAVTRLLEEKERDLELAAKIGQSLLERNRLLSQKNDYLEEQLQIVSERNNQLQHELQLKEDLLQIYTQEESLSETDSSCTSPATGLIHIDVLQRKIKTLEEENFQIICEDLFSVQKAVKESTLDALWAMKTAAKLKTETVDYEEQEAKLVSDCVKELSTFQDELKEANTQIKQLTEELVRKNEDNARFQEESTSYLAQTIDLNKKLKKSALENEELQQHLRVAKETQQELTEELRDLEEKYQEVMGMLHEAQAEAKTMRKKTQPSSSTKRPYGSTLPGMFPLDSLASEIEHTMRQQIGDGFEGPSPKDQRTNTKRVMDTVRYIRRKPPPGKPIPGSNTTTTMTSMSNSPLCTNTIGSGSSYTSSPPSENYGADDDENSNVTGTDTTSSKSSNLGRPGIPGSNDLETALRRLSLRREAENIFRDRQRERRISECRESDISETSTPDESDSIMSTGSHLSFLSRGSSFSRPYIPEKLQIVKPMEGSMTLHQWQRLATPNLAGVLESQDGVHIKGYRHIEQDFTEEYHLSDVEEDDGCACLELDTRPNLSKSDAAAMIESNDHDDSTSVLSLTRSLSFTSFLAENLCVVIQPTSGSLSTNTTYTYTQCGILHPSDDNTSVSSRRCRKCSCCERWVRAPCIPGYLKTSGWDLLILGLCQACAISSSSGRPVPSVSMLRSQPPAVGTLRRTSISNSCSNLREATSTFSTNTGLAKLLKERGIQAMKPVKRKPERLNVDLKVSTQTTPSASASSLPRQKLHIDLDLNLPSNASINLKVGAPKPPPTPPNSPTKSAPILGTGGINSATFASKLARAMMMTSPNGNSSTDNSKYDIVNKVKEMDIGSMISTCAITTTTTTTSSLPSGPLPSTVMLGTGYRVSSIASPGPMSALSGNFKIPPSPKAQHHGSVRKNASF, encoded by the exons CCCTATGCTCGGATCGTGTGGCCCAGATGACGAAGACGTACAATGACATAGAGGCTGTCACACGACTTCTTGAAGAA AAAGAGCGGGACCTTGAGCTTGCTGCTAAGATTGGCCAATCACTGCTGGAGAGGAATCGACTCCTGAGCCAGAAAAATGATTACCTTGAGGAACAACTGCAGATTGTGTCAGAACGG AACAACCAGCTCCAACATGAGCTCCAGCTGAAGGAAGATCTGCTGCAGATCTACACCCAGGAGGAGTCTCTCAGCGAGACAGACTCCAGCTGCACCTCACCTGCCAC TGGACTCATCCATATTGATGTCCTTCAGAGGAAGATCAAGACTTTAGAGGAAGAGAATTTTCAGATAATTTGTGAG GATCTATTCTCAGTGCAGAAGGCTGTGAAAGAGTCTACCCTAGACGCCCTATGGGCCATGAAAACA GCTGCAAAGTTGAAGACAGAGACTGTGGACTATGAAGAACAAGAGGCCAAACTGGTTTCCGACTGTGTCAAGGAGCTAAGTACGTTTCAGGACGAACTAA AGGAAGCCAACACTCAAATCAAACAGCTGACTGAAGAGTTGGTGAGGAAGAATGAAGACAATGCGAGGTTTCAGGAGGAATCCACCAGCTACCTGGCACAGACCATCGACCTTAACAAGAAGCTCAAGAAG TCTGCTCTTGAGAATGAAGAACTCCAACAACATCTTCGAGTTGCCAAAGAAACACAGCAAGAACTTACAGAAGAG CTCCGTGACCTTGAGGAGAAGTACCAGGAGGTCATGGGGATGTTGCATGAGGCACAG GCGGAGGCAAAGACGATGCGGAAAAAGACCCAACCCAGCTCCTCTACCAAGAGGCCATACGGCAGCACTCTCCCCGGCATGTTTcctctg GACTCCCTGGCTTCAGAGATAGAACACACTATGAGACAACAAATAGGAGATGGCTTTGAAGGTCCCTCACCAAAAGACCAAAG AACCAACACCAAGAGAGTGATGGACACAGTCCGCTACATCAGGAGAAAGCCGCCCCCTGGGAAACCTATCCCAGGATCcaacaccaccaccaccatgaCCAGTATGAGCAACAGTCCGCTCTGCACCAACACCATCGGCTCAGGCAGTTCTTACACCAGCAGCCCGCCTAGTGAGAACTACGGTGCTGATGACGACGAAAACAGTAACGTTACTGGAAC GGATACCACTTCTAGTAAATCAAGCAACCTGGGGCGACCAGGCATCCCTGGATCCAACGACCTTGAAACGGCCTTGAGGAGACTCAGCTTGCGGCGAGAGGCGGAGAACATCTTCCGAGATCGACAGCGGGAGAGGCGGATATCAGAATGTAGAGAGTCGGACATTTCAGAAACGTCCACGCCTGATGAGAGCGATAGCATCATGTCGACGGGCAGCCATTTGTCGTTTCTTTCGCGTGGGTCGTCGTTCTCGCGCCCGTACATTCCAGAGAAACTGCAGATAGTGAAACCTATGGAGG GTTCCATGACCCTGCACCAGTGGCAGAGACTGGCGACCCCTAACCTTGCGGGGGTCCTGGAGTCGCAGGACGGCGTGCACATTAAGGGGTACCGCCACATCGAACAGGACTTCACCGAGGAGTACCATCTCAGCGATGTAGAGGAGGACGATGGAT GTGCTTGTCTGGAGCTCGACACTAGACCAAATTTGTCCAAAAGTGACGCAGCAGCCATGATAGAAAGTAACGATCACGATGACAGCACGAGTGTCCTTAGTTTGACACGATCTCTCAGTTTTACGTCCTTCCTTGCCGAGAATTTGTGTG TTGTGATCCAGCCGACGTCGGGCTCCCTGTCTACGAACACGACCTACACCTACACGCAGTGCGGCATCCTGCACCCGTCAGACGACAATACAAGTGTCAGCTCAAG GAGGTGTAGAAAGTGTTCTTGTTGTGAGAGATG GGTTAGAGCTCCATGTATACCAGG GTATTTAAAGACCTCAGGTTGGGATCTGTTAATACTTGGCCTGTGCCAAGCCTGTGCCATAAG CTCTAGCTCAGGAAGACCAGTGCCATCCGTCAGCATGTTGCGTAGCCAGCCCCCCGCGGTCGGCACCCTCCGTCGTACCTCCATCTCCAACTCCTGCTCCAACCTGCGGGAGGCCACCAGCACCTTCAGCACTAACACTGGACTTGCCAAGCTTCTCAAGGAACGCGGGATCCAGGCCATGAAACCTGTCAAACGAAAACCCGAGAGACTAAACGTGGACTTGAAAGTTTCGACGCAGACCACGCCGTCTGCTTCTGCATCGTCGTTGCCCAGGCAAAAGCTGCATATTGATTTGGATCTGAATTTGCCCTCCAATGCCAGCATTAACCTGAAAGTTGGAGCACCCAAACCGCCCCCGACTCCTCCCAACTCGCCCACAAAATCGGCCCCGATCCTGGGAACCGGCGGAATCAACTCTGCGACATTCGCAAGCAAGCTAGCACGAGCCAtgatgatgacgtcacccaACGGAAACAGCAGCACGGACAACTCCAAATACGACATCGTCAATAAGGTAAAAGAAATGGACATTGGCAGTATGATATCGACATGCGCCATCACGACAACCACCACCACCACGTCGTCACTTCCGAGCGGGCCGTTACCGAGTACAGTGATGTTAGGAACGGGGTACAGAGTGAGCTCTATCGCATCTCCTGGCCCAATGTCAGCGCTAAGCGGGAATTTCAAGATCCCACCGTCCCCAAAAGCACAACATCACGGATCAGTGAGAAAGAATGCCTCATTCTGA